Proteins encoded in a region of the Phoenix dactylifera cultivar Barhee BC4 chromosome 3, palm_55x_up_171113_PBpolish2nd_filt_p, whole genome shotgun sequence genome:
- the LOC103701014 gene encoding probable glycerol-3-phosphate acyltransferase 3: MASKAFFKSFLISFYRFLRRRLYNPLFLHRRSPHGSSHLKLPRSLSMELSEQTLVFDVEGGLLRSSSTFPYFMLTALEAGSFLRGLILLLLYPLLCCLSHEVGLRLMVMVCFFGIRKEGLRVGTTVLPKFFLEDVGLEGFDVLRRGRRRVCHTCMPRVMVEGFLKDYLEVEVVVGRELKDFGGYYTGLMEEETKVLFGEEDTGRDAFGFGSCSNSSRHHLFSHCKEVHLVTEAEKRSWHGLPREQYPKPLVFHDGRLAFRPTPMNTLLMFLWLPLAVPLSIFRCLVFLFLPYSISIPIEAFFGMKGRAIDPPSFSTERQPGGRGHLYVCNHRTLLDPVYISAALNKLVTAVTYSVSPISEALSPIRTVRLTRNKEEDRRRMERLLSQGDLVVCPEGTTCREPYLLRFSPLFTELADEVIPVALVTRVSMFYGTTAAGFKFLDSFYFLANPCPEYDVEFLENTPTRSIGGKSCSTYQVANHVQRKIGSALGFECTNLTRKDKYLMLAGTDGIVKTKPKRQ; encoded by the exons ATGGCATCAAAGGCCTTCTTCAAGTCCTTCCTGATCTCCTTCTACCGTTTCCTTCGTCGAAGGCTCTACAACCCACTCTTCCTCCACAGAAGAAGTCCCCATGGATCTTCCCACCTAAAGCTACCGAGGAGCCTCTCTATGGAGCTCTCGGAACAAACACTAGTGTTTGATGTGGAGGGAGGGCTCTTGAGGTCCTCCTCCACCTTTCCTTACTTCATGCTTACGGCCTTGGAGGCTGGAAGCTTCTTGAGGGGCCTTATCCTCTTGCTTTTATACCCTCTACTCTGCTGTCTGAGCCATGAGGTGGGGCTTAGATTGATGGTCATGGTGTGCTTCTTTGGGATAAGGAAGGAGGGGTTGAGGGTTGGAACAACAGTGCTTCCCAAGTTCTTCTTGGAGGATGTGGGCTTGGAGGGTTTTGATGTCTTGAGGAGGGGTAGAAGGAGGGTTTGTCATACATGCATGCCAAGGGTCATGGTGGAAGGGTTTCTCAAAGATTACCTGGAGGTGGAGGTGGTAGTTGGGAGGGAGTTGAAGGATTTTGGTGGGTATTACACGGGGCTAATGGAGGAGGAAACGAAGGTATTGTTTGGTGAAGAAGATACGGGTAGAGATGCCTTTGGGTTTGGAAGCTGCAGCAACTCTTCTCGGCACCACCTTTTCTCTCATTGCAAG GAAGTCCACCTGGTAACTGAAGCTGAGAAGAGGAGCTGGCATGGCTTACCCAGAGAACAATACCCAAAGCCCCTGGTGTTCCATGATGGCAGATTGGCCTTCAGGCCAACCCCAATGAACACACTTCTCATGTTCCTCTGGCTACCCCTTGCCGTTCCCCTATCCATCTTTCGATGCCTGGTCTTCTTGTTTCTGCCCTACAGCATATCCATCCCCATAGAAGCCTTCTTTGGGATGAAGGGCAGGGCCATAGATCCCCCCAGCTTCAGCACTGAACGCCAGCCCGGCGGTCGCGGTCACCTCTACGTCTGCAACCACCGGACCCTCCTCGACCCGGTCTACATCTCCGCCGCGCTCAACAAGCTCGTGACCGCCGTCACTTACAGCGTCAGCCCCATCTCTGAAGCTTTGTCGCCGATCAGAACGGTGCGGCTGACCCGAAACAAAGAGGAGGACAGGAGAAGAATGGAGAGGCTGTTGAGCCAAGGAGACCTTGTGGTGTGCCCTGAAGGGACCACTTGCAGGGAACCGTATCTTCTAAGGTTCAGTCCACTGTTTACGGAGTTGGCCGACGAGGTCATCCCGGTGGCGCTGGTCACCAGAGTGAGCATGTTTTATGGCACGACGGCAGCCGGATTCAAGTTCTTGGATTCCTTCTACTTCCTCGCAAATCCTTGCCCCGAGTATGACGTCGAGTTCCTGGAGAACACACCGACGCGTTCCATTGGTGGAAAGAGTTGCAGCACATACCAAGTGGCCAACCATGTCCAGAGAAAGATCGGAAGTGCCCTGGGCTTCGAGTGCACAAATCTCACCAGGAAGGACAAGTACCTCATGCTTGCAGGCACCGACGGGATCGTAAAAACAAAGCCAAAAAGACAATGA